One Nematostella vectensis chromosome 10, jaNemVect1.1, whole genome shotgun sequence genomic window carries:
- the LOC5519273 gene encoding neuronal acetylcholine receptor subunit alpha-3 yields the protein MTALVGIVLAVMYWSAAFQDANGRNVHEYALTKKLFNEGEHSHPHSELKPINVSVGFSIRNLKYMDVKKGEIALNVWMSFLWKDPRLTWNPTEFGNISYLTMKVDKIWSPDMMLTLATGKIVEFVRDIPGSLEFRAIITHEGLVKIFQPTSISTTCEVNIAFYPFDEHTCFIEIGPWSMNTAAVNVISMGLILTDYSTHNEWNLSPLEIRKKEFYDQCCPGPYGYISFPLLLSRRPLFRTINYVFPAINIAVLSLLVFLIPPEVGKSMEAGINLLLSLSVYLLLVNSKMPSTSLTFPLLTKFYACAIFILVISMCCSSCVYALYFMNPSGWDLYHMPPVLQVMIFDWLGPLVRYPYRPPNRYPYKPLKRSKITPTVINVATSSQTNITDVNSISKKQYTEQVNDLKPDDSGLCAHAQEAVEKEDRDEKRSSRARSSESTGIQKGDKEVTDAEKETDLGTGSSGPSLAVLSNPRDLDVSLEFIAEHSRREAQRRENHEYWQAASMIVSRVCVVLLVISIVASFLACFMLSPRLR from the exons ATGACCGCTTTGGTCGGAATTGTGCTTGCCGTCATGTACTGGTCAGCGGCTTTTCAAG ATGCAAACGGGAGAAACGTGCACGAATACGCGCTCACTAAGAAACTGTTTAATGAAGGGGAGCATTCGCATCCACACTCCGAACTTAAGCCAATCAACGTGAGCGTCGGGTTTTCAATAAGGAACTTAAAATACATG GACGTCAAAAAAGGAGAGATAGCGCTTAACGTATGGATGAGTTTT CTGTGGAAAGACCCACGTCTCACATGGAACCCAACGGAATTCGGAAACATAAGTTATTTGACTATGAAGGTGGATAAAATCTGGAGCCCGGATATGATGTTAACGTTAGC AACTGGAAAGATTGTAGAATTTGTGAGAGACATTCCAGGCAGTTTGGAGTTTAGAGCCATCATAACCCACGAAGGTTTAGTGAAAATATTCCAACCAACGTCCATCTCGACAACCTGTGAAGTCAACATCGCTTTCTACCCGTTTGACGAGCATACGTGTTTCATTGAGATCGGTCCTTGGTCTATGAACACTGCCGCAGTGAATGTGATCTCCATGGGCCTCATTTTGACAGACTACTCTACTCATAACGAATGGAATCTCAGCCCGCTGGAAATTAGGAAAAAAGAATTCTACGATCAGTGTTGTCCCGGACCCTATGGGTACATATCTTTCCCTCTACTTCTGTCAAGGCGACCGCTGTTTAGAACGATTAACTACGTCTTTCCGGCCATTAATATCGCTGTGTTGTCTCTCCTGGTTTTTCTTATTCCTCCCGAAGTTGGCAAAAGCATGG AGGCTGGTATCAACCTGTTGCTGAGCCTGTCCGTGTACCTTCTGCTTGTTAACTCCAAGATGCCAAGTACCTCGCTCACTTTCCCTCTCCTGACAAAATTCTACGCATGCGCCATCTTCATTCTCGTCATCTCCATGTGCTGTTCGAGTTGTGTGTACGCACTTTACTTCATGAACCCGTCAGGATGGGACCTCTATCACATGCCGCCTGTTTTACAG GTGATGATTTTTGATTGGCTAGGACCGTTGGTTCGATACCCGTACAGACCCCCAAACAGATATCCATACAAACCCCTCAAACGCTCAAAAATTACTCCGACTGTCATCAATGTCGCCACAAGTTCCCAAACAAATATCACTGATGTAAACAGTATATCCAAGAAGCAATACACGGAGCAAGTAAACGACCTTAAACCTGATGACTCGGGCTTatgtgcgcatgcgcaggagGCAGTCGAGAAAGAGGATCGTGATGAGAAGAGGAGTAGTAGAGCCCGATCAAGTGAGTCAACTGGAATTCAAAAGGGTGACAAGGAAGTCACTGATGCTGAAAAAGAGACAGATTTAGGCACTGGTAGCAGTGGTCCATCACTGGCTGTATTGTCAAACCCGAGAGACCTCGATGTTTCTCTCGAGTTCATAGCTGAGCACTCGAGACGGGAAGCGCAAAGGCGGGAAAACCATGAGTACTGGCAAGCGGCCTCCATGATCGTCAGCCGTGTTTGCGTGGTTCTCCTCGTAATCAGCATAGTCGCGTCTTTCTTGGCTTGTTTCATGCTTTCTCCACGGCTAAGAtag
- the LOC5519272 gene encoding alpha-2C adrenergic receptor, translating to MQVLAVAVFAVAAVFGFLGNICVLFDSIFTSSFRAKYFLSLTGLDLLSSIVGPIIALLTACFGTKWLESVHGSCEAIGFVRNFTHIASPLAILSLVIYRRRKSKSLIRVKSLRVIILVTWVIGLAVAIPPLVNWNAYSPQPPLNFLLAESWVQGSRIHAHDWFAKCVGSRGDAFRSYRRHKLCLQWLRHAQECRVNDPGCTTVQSSGGNSSRDSSFENLLVALANSKNDFPSVTVRHKQINQQEEQEGATSLSRNVQAESSSAKDFTHIRSYRYRKHFTTRLAHFRSTNFALKDKQNIQFLKLKVVATFVSLIGWMLFYVTVAMSTADVSVPQLLLVFAEWLLYVRPVFSPLIYPLVSKEYREAFVTMIFKLKCCRFATRINRKKGSVELVKLETQYQAWGKDVPVSSVSIL from the coding sequence ATGCAAGTCCTAGCGGTAGCAGTGTTCGCGGTCGCCGCTGTCTTTGGTTTCCTTGGTAACATATGCGTCCTCTTCGACTCAATCTTCACCTCGTCTTTCCGCGCCAAGTACTTCCTTAGTCTAACAGGGCTGGATCTTCTCTCGTCGATAGTCGGTCCAATCATAGCGCTCCTGACCGCGTGCTTCGGTACCAAGTGGCTCGAAAGCGTCCACGGGTCATGCGAAGCGATTGGCTTTGTAAGAAACTTCACACACATCGCTTCACCCCTAGCAATCCTAAGCTTAGTTATCTACCGACGGAGAAAATCCAAAAGTCTGATTCGGGTGAAAAGTCTACGCGTGATTATTCTCGTCACGTGGGTGATAGGCTTAGCTGTTGCCATTCCACCGCTGGTCAACTGGAACGCATACTCACCTCAGCCACCCCTGAACTTCCTGCTGGCTGAATCTTGGGTACAAGGGTCGAGGATACACGCTCATGATTGGTTCGCTAAGTGTGTTGGCTCACGTGGTGACGCGTTCCGGTCCTATAGACGTCACAAGTTGTGTTTACAGTGGCTGCGGCATGCTCAAGAGTGCAGAGTGAATGATCCTGGATGTACCACCGTGCAAAGCTCAGGCGGGAACTCCAGTCGTGACTCCTCCTTTGAAAATCTCCTGGTTGCTTTGGCAAACTCAAAGAACGATTTTCCTAGTGTAACGGTAAGGCACAAGCAAATAAATCAACAAGAAGAACAAGAGGGTGCGACTAGCTTATCAAGAAATGTGCAAGCTGAAAGTAGCTCAGCTAAAGATTTCACCCACATTCGAAGTTATAGATACCGAAAGCATTTTACGACTAGGCTAGCCCACTTCCGGTCCACTAACTTCGCCTTAAAAGACAAGCAGAACATCCAGTTCCTGAAGCTCAAAGTCGTCGCCACGTTTGTCTCACTGATTGGCTGGATGCTGTTCTATGTGACAGTTGCTATGTCAACAGCTGACGTCAGTGTTCCACAGCTCTTGCTAGTATTTGCTGAATGGCTGCTTTACGTTCGCCCTGTGTTCTCTCCGCTGATTTACCCACTAGTATCAAAAGAGTATAGAGAAGCTTTCGTAACGATGATATTTAAGCTCAAATGCTGCCGTTTTGCTACACGCATCAATCGGAAAAAGGGCTCCGTGGAGTTAGTCAAGCTGGAAACTCAATACCAGGCTTGGGGTAAGGATGTCCCGGTTAGTTCGGTCAGCATCCTATAA